A single window of Nocardia sp. NBC_01327 DNA harbors:
- a CDS encoding NUDIX hydrolase, translating to MSELIAVYDAAGHEIGVEERSVVYARGLWHASAGVLVRSLDGERIYVHKRTDTKAVFAGMHDCLAGGVLDPGEDPAAAAIRELGEELGIELGPNDDRPRPLVTAAWDGEWAGRPMRCHLFAYEVRSDGPIHHQPEEIADGWWWTDAQLRTHLSDPSWPFVPDTRRMIPDLLRPLP from the coding sequence ATGTCGGAGCTGATCGCGGTATACGACGCCGCCGGTCACGAGATCGGCGTCGAAGAGCGGTCCGTGGTGTACGCCCGGGGACTCTGGCATGCCAGCGCGGGCGTCCTGGTGCGCTCCCTGGACGGCGAACGCATCTACGTGCACAAGCGCACCGACACCAAAGCCGTCTTCGCCGGCATGCACGACTGCCTCGCCGGCGGCGTCCTCGATCCCGGCGAGGACCCCGCCGCCGCCGCGATCCGCGAACTGGGCGAAGAACTGGGAATCGAGCTGGGCCCCAACGACGATCGCCCCCGCCCCCTGGTCACCGCCGCCTGGGACGGCGAATGGGCAGGCCGCCCCATGCGCTGCCACCTCTTCGCCTACGAAGTGCGTTCCGACGGCCCGATCCACCACCAGCCCGAGGAGATCGCCGACGGCTGGTGGTGGACCGACGCGCAACTCCGCACACACCTGTCCGACCCCTCCTGGCCCTTCGTCCCCGACACCCGCCGCATGATCCCCGACCTGCTGCGCCCCCTGCCGTGA
- a CDS encoding ABC1 kinase family protein has translation MPEPRPGGFRRLRRRAESDTVGQPPTRATVRNAKIVALPVAYAARRAGGLGRRALGQPAREVELDIQARTAQHMFEVLGELKGCAAKFGQVLALYELALPAELGAPYREALSQLQDSTPAMLPGAVYEAMAASMGANWRDRFTSFEPRSCAAASVGQVHRAVWSDGRPVAVKIMYPGARESVQSDLAQIRRLAPLATVFMPVADTRALADAFTECITEELDYAKEAAAQRVFAEAYADDPDFAVPRVVHQQGDVLISEWLDGIPLPRIIASGDQSEKDRVGLLLLRFVVSSFARTGLLYSDPHPGNFRVLRDGRLGIVDYGACPPFPSDFPTVVGEIADAALNGSNTMLEAVLRGHGFICADGDFDIDGLVAMTAPIREITLQHTSHLTTAWLRKQVLRATEPRLSNVSRQLTSPPEYTPIGRTILAGAGVLCQLGIEGPLRDELHAYLPEWRAAVERFHLGEGPAAGTLARAGVPVTDASISATAVTTIS, from the coding sequence ATGCCCGAACCGCGCCCGGGCGGCTTCCGGCGACTGCGCCGCCGCGCCGAATCCGACACCGTCGGACAGCCGCCGACCCGAGCGACCGTGCGCAATGCCAAGATCGTCGCCCTGCCGGTCGCCTATGCGGCGCGGCGCGCGGGCGGTCTGGGCCGCCGGGCGCTGGGGCAGCCGGCCCGCGAGGTCGAGCTCGATATCCAGGCGCGCACCGCACAGCACATGTTCGAGGTGCTCGGTGAACTGAAGGGTTGCGCGGCGAAATTCGGCCAGGTGCTCGCACTCTACGAATTGGCGCTTCCCGCCGAGCTCGGTGCGCCCTATCGGGAGGCCTTGAGCCAGCTGCAGGATTCCACCCCGGCCATGCTCCCGGGCGCGGTGTACGAGGCGATGGCCGCGAGTATGGGCGCGAATTGGCGGGATCGATTCACCTCCTTCGAACCGCGTTCCTGCGCCGCCGCCTCGGTCGGCCAGGTGCATCGCGCGGTCTGGAGCGACGGCCGCCCCGTCGCGGTCAAGATCATGTACCCGGGTGCCCGCGAATCGGTGCAGTCCGATCTCGCGCAGATCCGCCGACTCGCACCCCTGGCAACGGTTTTCATGCCGGTGGCCGATACCCGGGCACTGGCGGACGCGTTCACCGAATGCATCACCGAAGAGCTCGACTACGCCAAAGAGGCTGCCGCACAGCGGGTTTTCGCCGAGGCCTACGCCGACGACCCGGACTTCGCCGTCCCCCGGGTGGTGCACCAGCAGGGTGATGTGCTGATCAGCGAATGGCTCGACGGTATTCCGCTGCCGCGCATCATCGCCTCCGGGGACCAGTCCGAGAAGGACCGGGTCGGCCTGCTGCTCCTGCGGTTCGTGGTCTCCAGCTTCGCCCGCACCGGGCTGCTCTACAGCGATCCGCACCCCGGCAATTTCCGGGTCTTGCGCGACGGCCGACTGGGCATCGTCGATTACGGCGCCTGCCCACCCTTCCCGTCGGACTTCCCCACGGTGGTCGGCGAGATCGCCGATGCGGCGCTCAACGGGTCCAACACCATGCTGGAGGCGGTGCTGCGCGGGCACGGATTCATCTGCGCCGACGGCGATTTCGATATCGACGGACTGGTCGCCATGACCGCGCCCATCCGCGAGATCACCCTGCAGCACACCTCCCACCTGACCACCGCATGGTTGCGCAAGCAGGTCCTGCGCGCCACCGAGCCACGGCTGTCGAACGTCAGCAGGCAACTCACCTCACCGCCGGAGTACACCCCGATCGGGCGCACCATTCTGGCCGGGGCCGGGGTGCTGTGCCAGCTGGGCATCGAGGGGCCCCTGCGCGATGAGCTGCACGCCTACCTACCGGAGTGGCGGGCGGCGGTCGAGCGCTTTCACCTGGGTGAGGGTCCCGCGGCCGGTACCCTCGCACGCGCGGGGGTACCGGTCACAGATGCATCCATTTCGGCCACAGCTGTGACCACGATTTCTTGA
- a CDS encoding glycosyltransferase family 39 protein, producing MTDVVDSPAQPNPTSRKTSFHERPALSWPAVAAVAVPAAVVLLLSATRYGYFGDELYFLAAGRRPSFGYADQGPVLPMVARFMDILAPESFFVLRLPSVALTVTAIILCAMLAREFGGGRWAQALAATGYATSPFLLLQGAMLTTNAVDTALWVIITWLVVRWVRTREDRLLLAAALVTAIDMQVKWLIPFFWLAVAASSLVFGPRDLVRRPLLWLGGVIVVLVTVPELLWQSRHDWPQLEMGRVIGAEQGILGGRLQFVPMSVSLAGFLGALLLLYGLWVLLAWESLRPYRFLGVTLILLFLAFLITGGRIYYAAGMYAVLIAAGAVGVVTTTERMGSGGRRFLIALVTILAVCAAAFVLYSTPWRSADSVRPPVDDAEAAVNIGVYGSFGWRELTEEVDRAFDGLSRQEQSNAVIITDTYWQAAALDEFGRKQLPDIYSPSRGFGYFGAPPDDATAVLAVGSYEAVLRGQFDHVEPVGKVNTRIGFPGNTQNVTIWKCTGIKKSWSQLWPKWMHL from the coding sequence ATGACCGATGTGGTGGACAGCCCCGCGCAACCGAATCCGACCAGCCGGAAAACGTCATTTCACGAGCGCCCGGCCCTGTCGTGGCCTGCGGTCGCCGCGGTGGCCGTTCCGGCCGCTGTGGTGTTGCTGCTCTCGGCGACGCGGTACGGCTACTTCGGTGATGAGCTGTACTTCCTGGCGGCCGGCCGGCGGCCCTCGTTCGGATACGCCGATCAGGGTCCGGTGCTGCCGATGGTGGCGCGGTTCATGGATATCCTCGCCCCGGAATCGTTCTTCGTCCTGCGACTGCCCTCGGTCGCGCTCACGGTGACCGCAATCATCCTGTGCGCCATGCTCGCCCGCGAATTCGGCGGCGGACGCTGGGCGCAGGCGCTCGCGGCCACCGGATACGCGACCTCACCGTTCCTGCTGCTGCAGGGCGCCATGCTGACGACCAATGCCGTCGACACCGCGCTGTGGGTGATCATCACCTGGCTGGTGGTGCGCTGGGTCCGCACCCGCGAGGACCGGTTACTCCTCGCAGCCGCCCTGGTGACGGCGATCGATATGCAGGTGAAGTGGCTGATTCCCTTCTTCTGGCTGGCCGTGGCCGCGAGCAGCCTGGTGTTCGGGCCGCGCGATCTGGTGCGGCGACCGCTGCTGTGGCTCGGCGGTGTGATCGTGGTGCTGGTGACGGTGCCGGAATTGCTGTGGCAGTCCCGCCACGACTGGCCGCAGCTCGAGATGGGCCGGGTGATCGGCGCGGAGCAGGGGATTCTCGGCGGGCGCCTGCAGTTCGTGCCGATGTCGGTGAGCCTGGCCGGATTCCTGGGCGCGCTCCTGCTGCTGTACGGGCTGTGGGTTTTGCTGGCGTGGGAGTCGTTGCGGCCCTATCGTTTTCTGGGTGTCACGCTGATCCTGCTGTTCCTGGCGTTCCTGATCACCGGCGGCCGGATCTACTATGCCGCCGGGATGTACGCCGTTCTGATCGCCGCCGGTGCGGTGGGTGTGGTGACGACCACCGAGCGGATGGGGAGCGGCGGGCGGCGGTTCTTGATCGCCCTCGTCACGATATTGGCCGTCTGCGCAGCGGCTTTCGTGCTGTACTCCACACCCTGGCGTTCGGCCGATTCGGTGCGCCCGCCGGTCGACGATGCCGAGGCGGCCGTCAATATCGGCGTCTACGGATCCTTCGGCTGGCGCGAACTCACCGAGGAGGTGGATCGCGCCTTCGACGGGCTCAGCCGGCAGGAGCAGTCCAATGCCGTCATCATTACCGATACCTATTGGCAGGCAGCGGCACTGGATGAGTTCGGCCGCAAACAGCTGCCGGATATCTACAGCCCGAGCCGGGGTTTCGGCTACTTCGGCGCACCGCCGGACGACGCCACCGCCGTACTGGCCGTGGGCAGCTACGAGGCGGTGCTGCGCGGCCAGTTCGACCACGTCGAACCGGTGGGAAAGGTGAACACCCGCATCGGTTTCCCGGGCAATACGCAGAACGTCACGATCTGGAAGTGCACCGGGATCAAGAAATCGTGGTCACAGCTGTGGCCGAAATGGATGCATCTGTGA
- a CDS encoding alpha/beta hydrolase family protein: MSIIDAVVPGAAILFAMVAAVAPGRAARLAPIMLPLLVIGCLVQWVLESFYWQMVPIYLVIGATAWLTLSRTPATASRRRRILTGAGRGTVGLLALIAILPWGFQPVPHLPEPTGRYRVGSEIFRWVDQQRPETATEAAGVHRNVVVQAWYPTDFASGRRWVYIDGLGRLPGSVSLVPSFLMSNYGSIDTHAFADVPISADRMQWPVVLFSPGYGAPRAFYTGLVTDLASRGFVVLAIDHPYESAVTELADGTLATPAGHFPDNAADGDRYMAEQLSVRAADLRFVVDQLGRSDAVGLLAGRLDTDHIAAVGHSFGGATAVAAAALDPRIRAAVNIDGTLYGDLPDRALQRPFLLLESDHSETGHSAQYLDRSRSLIEHLQAGGFRYEIAEANHFSFTDAPLFLAAPARYAVAQFIGGSRGPVDTQRAADDIMAAFLQGPLGGSPADIPAAAAHHPNIHGGPVP, from the coding sequence ATGTCGATCATCGATGCGGTTGTCCCCGGCGCCGCCATACTCTTCGCGATGGTCGCGGCCGTGGCGCCGGGCCGGGCCGCACGCCTCGCCCCGATCATGTTGCCGCTGTTGGTCATCGGCTGTCTGGTCCAATGGGTGCTGGAGAGCTTCTACTGGCAGATGGTGCCGATCTACCTTGTCATCGGCGCGACGGCGTGGCTGACGCTGAGCCGAACCCCCGCCACCGCGAGTAGGCGGCGGCGGATTCTGACCGGCGCCGGTCGCGGCACTGTCGGCCTGCTCGCCCTGATCGCCATCCTGCCCTGGGGTTTTCAGCCGGTGCCGCACCTGCCCGAGCCGACCGGGCGCTACCGGGTGGGCTCGGAGATCTTTCGCTGGGTCGATCAGCAACGACCGGAGACGGCCACCGAGGCCGCCGGTGTTCACCGCAATGTTGTTGTGCAGGCGTGGTATCCGACCGACTTCGCGTCGGGGCGGCGCTGGGTCTATATCGACGGGCTCGGCAGATTGCCCGGCAGCGTATCGCTGGTGCCGAGCTTCCTCATGAGCAATTACGGGTCCATCGATACCCATGCGTTCGCCGATGTGCCGATCAGCGCGGATCGCATGCAGTGGCCGGTCGTGCTGTTCTCACCCGGTTACGGCGCCCCGCGGGCGTTCTACACCGGGCTCGTCACCGATTTGGCCAGTAGGGGATTCGTGGTGCTCGCGATCGACCATCCCTACGAGTCGGCGGTCACCGAACTCGCCGATGGCACCCTCGCGACACCGGCCGGGCACTTCCCCGATAATGCCGCGGACGGCGATCGCTATATGGCCGAGCAACTTTCGGTGCGCGCCGCGGATCTGCGTTTTGTCGTCGACCAGCTCGGCCGCTCCGACGCCGTCGGTCTGCTCGCGGGCCGTCTGGACACCGATCACATTGCGGCGGTGGGCCATTCGTTCGGTGGTGCGACCGCGGTCGCCGCCGCGGCGCTGGATCCACGGATCAGGGCGGCGGTGAATATCGACGGCACGCTCTACGGCGATCTCCCCGATCGGGCGCTACAGCGCCCATTCCTGCTGCTGGAGAGCGATCATTCGGAGACCGGCCATTCCGCGCAGTATCTCGACCGCAGTCGCAGCCTCATCGAGCACCTGCAGGCCGGCGGCTTCCGCTACGAGATCGCCGAGGCGAACCACTTCAGCTTCACCGATGCGCCACTGTTCCTCGCCGCACCCGCACGCTACGCCGTAGCCCAGTTCATCGGAGGTTCCCGCGGACCGGTCGACACCCAGCGCGCGGCCGACGACATCATGGCCGCATTCCTACAGGGTCCGCTCGGCGGATCACCCGCCGATATTCCGGCCGCCGCCGCGCACCACCCGAACATCCACGGCGGTCCGGTGCCCTAG
- a CDS encoding nitroreductase family deazaflavin-dependent oxidoreductase codes for MPLPRALARINRRITNPVLGVMARIAPGFGIVIHVGRKSGRVYRSPVTVFRRGDGYRIALTYGRDVDWLKNIRAAGKFELETRGRIVPLSDPVLGHDASAAWAPPVVRQVLVGLSAADYVQAHIAK; via the coding sequence ATGCCGCTGCCACGGGCGCTCGCGAGAATCAATCGGCGGATCACCAATCCCGTGCTCGGCGTCATGGCGCGCATCGCACCCGGATTCGGGATCGTAATCCACGTCGGGCGCAAATCCGGCCGTGTCTACCGGTCGCCGGTGACGGTGTTCCGGCGCGGCGACGGCTACCGCATCGCGCTCACCTACGGCCGGGATGTGGACTGGCTGAAGAACATTCGCGCGGCGGGCAAATTCGAGCTCGAGACGCGGGGGCGCATCGTGCCCCTGAGCGATCCGGTCCTGGGACACGACGCGTCGGCCGCCTGGGCGCCGCCGGTGGTTCGCCAAGTGCTGGTGGGATTGTCCGCAGCCGACTACGTCCAGGCGCACATCGCGAAGTAG
- a CDS encoding nitroreductase/quinone reductase family protein, with translation MPEPTPETNPYGTPTTTGPEPIRSYQGVLNTVIRTLLNVPIIGNQLGKRLVTLHVTGRKSGKVYDVPVAYTRHEGDLLIGTSKRPWVRNIRKGVPIEVSLGGPQRSADAEVFEDSESVMRLYDLIARDNKQNAKFNGIGFDPDGSPHQADIYQTWQQGGVVIRVTLR, from the coding sequence ATGCCCGAACCCACCCCCGAAACCAATCCGTACGGCACGCCCACCACCACCGGGCCGGAACCGATCCGGTCCTATCAGGGCGTGCTCAATACCGTCATCCGCACGCTGCTGAACGTCCCCATCATCGGCAACCAGCTGGGCAAGCGGCTGGTCACCCTGCATGTGACCGGCCGTAAGTCCGGCAAGGTCTACGACGTTCCCGTCGCGTACACGCGGCACGAGGGGGATCTGCTCATCGGCACCTCCAAACGCCCGTGGGTGCGCAATATCCGCAAGGGCGTCCCGATCGAGGTCTCCCTGGGCGGCCCGCAGCGCAGCGCAGACGCCGAGGTGTTCGAGGACAGTGAATCGGTCATGCGGCTCTACGACCTCATTGCCCGCGACAATAAGCAGAACGCCAAATTCAACGGCATCGGCTTCGATCCGGACGGCAGTCCGCACCAGGCCGATATCTACCAGACCTGGCAGCAGGGCGGCGTGGTCATTCGGGTCACCCTGCGCTGA